The following are from one region of the Nicotiana tomentosiformis chromosome 7, ASM39032v3, whole genome shotgun sequence genome:
- the LOC104093021 gene encoding mitogen-activated protein kinase 20 yields the protein MQPDHRKKSSAEMDFFSEYGDANRYKIQEVIGKGSYGVVCSAIDTHTGEKVAIKKIHDIFEHISDAARILREIKLLRLLRHPDIVEIKHIMLPPSRRDFKDIYVVFELMESDLHQVIKANDDLTREHYQFFLYQLLRALKYIHTANVYHRDLKPKNILANANCKLKICDFGLARVAFNDTPTTIFWTDYVATRWYRAPELCGSFYSKYTPAIDIWSIGCIFAEVLTGKPLFPGKNVVHQLDLMTDLLGTPSMDTISRVRNDKARRYLTSMRKKQPVSFAQKFPNADPLALKLLERLLAFDPKDRPTAEEALADPYFKGLAKSEREPSCKPISKMEFEFERRRVTKEDLRELIFREILEYHPQLRKDYMNGVERTNFLYPSAVDQFRKQFAHLEENGGNGGPVVPMDRKHVSLPRSTVLHSNTIPSKEQPIAAANMRDRQNGEESCSRNCRDSEGLANSLTRTMQAQPRIALAKPGKVVGPVLAYDSGNKEKYDPRSQVRNTVFPSQIMPSAYCYDRSGMVKQERPVVETERDVSSHAKPMPPCGMAAKLAPDIAINIDSNPFYMMRAGVTKPDRVEDRITIDTNLLQAKSQYGGIGVAAAAATTAAAHRKVGTVQYGISRMY from the exons ATGCAGCCTGATCACCGAAAGAAA AGTTCAGCAGAGATGGACTTCTTCTCTGAATATGGTGATGCAAATAGGTACAAAATTCAGGAAGTCATAGGGAAAGGAAGCTATGGTGTGGTTTGTTCAGCCATTGACACACACACTGGTGAAAAAGTGGCAATTAAAAAAATTCATGACATCTTTGAACACATATCTGATGCGGCACGAATCCTCCGCGAGATAAAGCTTCTGAGACTTCTGCGCCATCCCGATATAGTTGAAATCAAACATATTATGCTGCCACCTTCAAGGAGggattttaaagatatttatgtTGTTTTTGAGCTCATGGAGTCAGATCTACACCAAGTTATCAAGGCTAATGATGACTTGACACGGGAACACTATCAGTTTTTTCTTTATCAGTTGCTTCGTGCCCTAAAATATATACACACAG CTAATGTCTACCATAGAGATTTAAAGCCGAAAAATATCTTGGCAAATGCAAATTGTAAGCTTAAGATCTGTGATTTTGGATTGGCCAGAGTTGCATTCAATGATACACCTACCACAATATTTTGGACG GATTATGTTGCTACTAGATGGTATAGAGCTCCAGAATTATGCGGTTCATTTTACTCCAAG TATACCCCTGCAATTGATATATGGAGCATAGGCTGTATCTTCGCTGAGGTTCTCACTGGGAAGCCGCTTTTTCCTGGGAAAAATGTTGTTCACCAACTGGACTTAATGACCGATCTGCTTGGAACACCCTCAATGGATACGATTTCTCGT GTGCGTAATGACAAGGCTAGGAGATACCTAACTAGCATGAGAAAGAAGCAGCCCGTTTCTTTTGCTCAGAAATTTCCAAATGCTGATCCGTTGGCCCTTAAACTTCTTGAAAGGTTACTCGCTTTCGACCCAAAGGACCGACCCACTGCTGAAGAG GCACTAGCTGATCCTTATTTTAAGGGCCTGGCTAAATCTGAAAGGGAACCTTCATGCAAGCCAATTTCAAAGATGGAGTTTGAATTTGAGAGGCGAAGAGTGACGAAGGAGGACCTGAGGGAATTAATATTCCGGGAGATACTAGAATACCATCCTCAGCTGAGGAAGGATTACATGAATGGTGTAGAAAGGACTAATTTTCTGTATCCTAG TGCTGTTGACCAATTCAGGAAACAGTTTGCTCACCTGGAAGAAAACGGTGGTAATGGTGGTCCAGTGGTTCCCATGGACAGGAAACATGTCTCTCTTCCAAG GTCTACAGTTCTACATTCAAATACAATCCCTTCAAAGGAACAGCCGATTGCTGCTGCCAATATGAGGGACCGGCAAAATGGCGAAGAGTCGTGCAGTAGAAACTGCAGAGATTCTGAAGGCCTTGCAAATAGTCTAACAAGAACCATGCAGGCTCAGCCAAGAATTGCCCTAG CCAAACCAGGAAAGGTTGTGGGTCCAGTTTTGGCATATGATTCtggaaataaagaaaaatatgatcCTAGGTCTCAAGTCAGGAATACAGTATTCCCCTCTCAGATTATGCCTTCAGCATACTGTTATGACAGAAGTGGCATGGTGAAGCAAGAAAGGCCTGTTGTGGAAACAGAGAGGGACGTGAGTTCTCATGCAAAGCCAATGCCACCATGTGGCATGGCTGCCAAGTTAGCCCCAGATATTGCTATAAATATTGATAGCAACCCATTCTATATGATGCGAGCTGGAGTCACGAAACCAGATCGTGTTGAGGACAGAATTACCATCGACACAAACTTATTGCAGGCGAAATCTCAATATGGTGGAATTGGAGTTGCTGCAGCAGCAGCTACTACTGCTGCAGCTCATAGAAAAGTAGGGACTGTTCAGTATGGTATCTCCAGGATGTACTAG